The DNA window TTCGCTGGAGCGTTCGCAGATGCGTCACGGCATCCTGTACCGTACCGTCGTCGCGCCGGAGCGGGTAGTCGATAGTTTGTTTGTCGTCGGTATAGCCGCGCACGATGGCGAGGTACGTTTTATCAACCTGCCCGTTCATAAACTGCTGCTGCATCTGCGCATTCATCGTGTCGCTGAGCGCGAACAGCAGCACCCCACCCGTTTTACGGTCGAGCCGATGCACGGGGTATACGCGCTGCCCAAGCTGATCGCGCAGCAACTGCACGGCAAATTCACTGGCATCGCTGGCAATGGGCGACCGGTGCACCAGCAAACCGTGCGGCTTGTTGATGGCCACTAATTCGTCGGACTGGTACAAAATAGGCAATAAATCGGGCATCAGGACTGTGGGTAGCCGGGCGTGGCTTTTACGTCGTCGATCTGTTTGCGGTGCCGCTCCCCGTGCGACGCAATCAGCAGCAGTGCCTGATACAGATCCAGCCGACCCAGTATAAAATGGTCGAAATAGTGCGTGCGCAGGTCGCCCTCGGCTGTTTGGGCAAAGTCAGTATCAGCAGTGCGAACCTGATCGAACAAGGCCACTGTCGCACTTGTATCGCCATATTTGCCAGTCGGTACAAAAGGCTCGGGAGCCGCCAATAGTCGGCTCCGCCCACGGGTTGCTCTGACCAAATCAACATCCGACACCTTTATTTCGCTGCGTTTTTCTGGCTTGGCAGGCAAACTCATACCATACTGAATGGCCCGAAAAATACCCCGCTCAACTAGCACAATGTGCTCGACGCACTCGGCAATCGACCAGCGGTCAGCATTGGGTTTAAACGTCAGTTGCGCGTCGGTCAGCCCATCGACAGCTTCGTGCAGCAGTTGCTGCGTCGTTTGTAGGGCGGTTACGATATAGTCACGCTCGGCCGGTGTGACGGGGCCAGTTACGGGGGTCGATGATAAATTTTCCATGATCGGCTAAGGTTTTAGACAAACATACGACAGGATTTTTTTGGACAGGATTTCAGCCAGGCCGCCGGACGGATTAACAGGCTTTCAGAGATAACAACCGGAGGATACAGCTTCGGGTGGGCTACCGGTGTACCACTGCGACAAATTACACGTCCGACACTACGGCAGCAAAATCCGCGTTCCAGTAATATCCTCAATCCGCGACGGCGGCCCGACTGTAATCATGTCAAACCAAACCTGTGTACATTTACAAATCAGGCTCATATCTAATTCATTTCGCCTTTTGCACCAATGAACGAACACAGTAAAGCGTTTCTGTACCAGTATCTGAACAACGCGTCGCCGACCGGTTTTGAATCGTCGGGGCAACAGATCTGGCTCGACTACATCAAACCCTACACCGACAGCTATATCGTTGATACCTACGGCACGGCAGTCGGCGTCATCAATCCCGATCAACCCTATAAAGTCGTTATCGAAGCCCACTCCGACGAGATTTCGTGGTTCGTCAACTACATCTCCGACGACGGCTACCTGTTCGTCCGGCGCAACGGCGGCTCCGACGCGCTGATTGCCCCCTCGATGCGGGTAAATCTGCATACGAAGAAGGGCGTCGTTGAAGGTGTATTCGGCTGGCCGGCTATCCACGTCCGCGACCTGACCAAAGACACCGCCCCCAAAGTAACCGATCTGTTTATCGACGTGGGCGCGGCTACGAAAGAGGAAGTCGCGGAAATGGGTATTCACGTCGGCACCGTCTGCACGTTTGTCGACGGGCTGATGGAAATGAACAACCGGTACTACGTCGGCCGGGCGCTCGACAACCGCATGGGCGGGTTTATGATCGCGGAAGTGGCCCGGCTGCTGAAAGAAAACAACGTTACGCTGCCGTTCACGCTATACGTCGTCAACGCGGTGCAGGAAGAAATCGGCCTGCGTGGAGCCGAGATGATTGCCCGGCGGCTCCGCCCAGACCTCGCTATTTGTACCGACGTGACGCACGATACGCAGTCGCCGAAGTACGACAAAAAAGAGCAGGGCGACCTGAAATGTGGTGCCGGACCAGTGCTGTGCTACGGCCCCGCCGTGCAGAACAACGTCCTCGATATGCTGATCGACGTAGCGACGGATAAAGAGATTGCGTTCCAGCGGCAGGCCGTCAGCCGGTCGACCGGTACAGACACTGACGCATTCGCCTATGCCACTGAAGGTATTGCCTCCGCCCTGATTTCGCTACCTCTCAAGTATATGCACACGACCGTCGAAACCGTTCATATGGAAGACGTGCAGAACGTAATCAAGCTGATGTACGAGACACTGCTGACGCTGAAAGGCAACGAAGACTTCCGGTATATCAAATGAGTTTAACGTTTATGCCGGGCCGCCGGGCGGTTCAATGTTTAGAGTTGCTCAAGCACCAACACTAGTTTGCCAGCCTTAAACGTTGAACCGCCCGGCGGCCCGGCACAAACGTTAAACCCAACCCTAAACGCTTTATTTTCAACCAAAAAACCCAAAACCGAAACGCTTATGACACTCAATCGACGCTTATTTCTGCAACAGGCGGGTATGCTAACGGCTGGTGCGGCTCTGCTGCCCGACGCGCTTCAGGCGGCTCCCAACACGCCAAAGCCCGGCCTGCAACTGTATTCACTCCGCGATGATATGGAAAAGGACGCGCGTGGCACGCTGAAGAAAATAGCGGCTATGGGCTACAAGGAAATCGAGTCGTATCCGGGCAGCAAAGGGTTTCTGTGGGGCATGTCGCCGTCCGAGTTTAAATCCTACCTGAACAGCCTGGGCCTGACGCCGATCAGCACGCATACGGGTATAGAACCCGACATGGAGAAATACATGAACGAAGCCGCTGAAGCCGGTTTCAAGTATTTCACGGTGTCTTCAATCCCGAAGGAGATGCGCGAAAACATGGGCGGTTTCCGTAAGGTTGCCGACGAGTTCAACAAGTACGGCGAACTGGCGCAGAAGTCGAACCTCATGTTCGGTTACCACAACCACGATTACCCGTTCACCGAAATGGACGGTATGGTTCCGTTCGACACGCTGGCTCGCGGCACCGACCCCAAGCTGGTCACGTTCGAACTCGATATTTTTTGGGTGATAGCCGCCGACAAAGACCCGGTGACGTACTTCAACAAATACCCCGGTCGGTTTACGATGGCCCACATCAAAGACCGCGATCCCAAAGACCACAAAGTATCGACGGTATTGGGCAAGGGCGATCTGAAAATGACCCCGATCCTGGGTGCAGCCCAGCGCGCCGGCGTCAAACACTTCTTCGTTGAGGTAGAAGAATACGGTTCGCAAACGCCCCTCGAAAGCGTTCGTGCTTCAATGGCCGGCGTGAGGAAGTTGGTATTCTGAGTTTGCCGCTTTCCCTCACCCCAACCGACACGTCGGACCGCCCCTCTCCCAAAACGGGAGAGGGGCTTTTTTTTACAGACTGCTTTCTAGCTTCTGGTTTGTGAGCGGTGGGACTATCGTATGGCTGCACCCCCTCTCCTGTTTTAGGAGAGGGGGCAGGGGGGTGAGGTTATTTTCCCTCCAGCAACGCCAGCGCTTCCTGGTTGCCCTGCTGGACGGCGAGGTCCCGGACGCTGAGGCCGCGCGAGTCGCGGATTGAAGTGTCGGCGCCGTTGTCGAGCAGGAGCTTGACGAGGTTGTTGCGGCCGAAGATCGTGGCAAACATCAATGCCGTTCCGTTGTTGCCGTTCAATAGGTTGAGGTCGGCCCCCTTGTCGATGAGCAGCTGCGCAACCTCGGCGTAGCCTTTAAAACTGACGCCCATCAGGGCCGAATTGCCACTACCGTCCTGCTTGTTGACGTCGGCACCAGCCGCAATCAGGGCTTTGGCCGCGTCGATGTGGTTGTCGTAAGCAGCAATGACCAGCGGTGTAAACCCACGGCCATCGGTAGCGTTGACGTCGACGCCTTCGGCAAGTAGCTGGTTGATCTGCGTTACGTCGCCTTTCCGGGCGGCATCAATCAATAGATCTTCGGGGCGGGCAGAATAAAAAGACATAGGTGAATGGAGTTTATTGACAAAAACTATCCCGCAGCTACAACCAAGTAACTGCGGGATAGTTCACTTCATCTCTGTCTGGTCCGGTTAATACGGCTGAGCCGAGTGAGCCATTTCTTCGGCTTCTTCGGGAGTCGATTTTTCGTTGGCGTTTCTGGCCCTGTCGAGCCCGTCGCGCACCCGCCGACCGTAGTCCTCGTCGCACTGCGTAAACAGCTCGACCATTTTGTCCTGAATATGCTGCTCCGCGCCAGCGATCGTGCTGACCAGGTTATTGATCAGGTCGTCGCGCTCCCAGTCCTCATGCAGTCGGTAGCGTTCGCCCGCCTGCTTGAAATTGTTGGTCCGGTCGATTGGCTGACGAACCAGATTACCGGCAATATATGGCTGGTGCTCAGCATACTTTTTCGGTGCTTCCTTGAGCCCGTTCATCGACGACGGTTCGTAGTTGACGTGCTTGTTCTGACCCGGTGCCGTATCGACGCGGTAGGCCATCTGCCCGTCGCGCTGATTCGTGGCAACGTGCTTCCGGGGCGCGTTGATCGGCAGTTGCAGGTAGTTGGTACCGACGCGGTAACGCTGCGTGTCCGAGTACGAGAACGTCCGGCCCTGTAGCATCTTGTCGTCCGAGAAGTCGAGCCCATCGACCAGCACACCCGTGCCAAATGCTACCTGCTCTACTTCATGGAAGTAGTTCTCAGGGTTTTTGTTGAGCGTCATCACCCCAACCGGCAACCAGGGGAACTGATCTTCGGGCCATAGCTTGGTATCGTCGAGCGGGTCGAAATCCAGTTCGGGATGCTCATCGTCGCTCATGATCTGCACCAGCAACTCCCACTGCGGGAAATTACCGGCTTCGATAGCGTCGTACAGGTCCTGCGTGGCGTGGTTGAAGTTCTTCGCCTGAATTTTTTCGGCTTCCGGTTGCGTCAGGTTCTTGATACCCTGTTTCGGCTCCCAGTGGTATTTCACCAGCACACCCTCTCCCGCTTCGTTAACCCATTTGTACGTATTCACGCCCGAACCCTGCATCTGCCGGTAGTTGGCCGGAATACCCCAGGGCGAAAACAGGAACGTAATCATATGCAGGGCTTCCGGCGTATTGCTGATAAAATCAAAAATACGGTGGCCGTCCTGCCGGTTGGTAATTGGGTCGGGTTTAAACGCGTGAACCAGGTCCGGGAACTTCATAGCGTCACGGATAAAGAACACCTTCAGGTTGTTGCCAACAAGGTCCCAGTTGCCATCTTCGGTATAAAACTTTACCGCAAAACCACGCGGGTCACGCAGCGTTTCGGGCGAGTGCCCGCCGTGAATCACCGACGAAAACCGGACAAACACAGGCGTTTGCTTTCCTTTCTCCTGAAAGAGTTTCGCCCGCGTATAATTGCTGATCGGTTCATCGCCTACCGTACCGTATGCTTCAAACACACCGTGCGCACCGGCACCGCGCGCGTGTACGACACGTTCGGGTATGCGCTCCCGGTCGAAATGGCTTATTTTTTCAAGGAACGGATAGTTTTCCAGCGTCGTGGGCCCACGACTACCTACCGTTCTGACGTTCTGATTGTGCGTTAATGGATGTCCCTGACGGGTCGTTAAGGTCTGGTCTACGGGCTTGTCCTGCGGTTTCAGGCCAGTATCGCCGTATTTTGGTTCGGTCGAGTTGCCGTTTTGCGAGTTTTCCATAATCACTATAGATAAAGTAGTATAAATTTCAACGGGTTAGTACCGCTAATGGTTTTAAAAAAATGCGCCGGGTTTGGGCCCGGCGCATTGCTGAAAACTAAAACCCGTAAATCGACTATGCTGCTACTGCTTCCTGCACCCTGGCGGGCGTGACCGTAATCACGACCGACTTCGACGTAGGCGTATTGCTTCGCTCAGCAACTTCGTCAATTGGAATCAGTACGTTGGTTTCGGGATAATACGTCGCTACGCAGCCCCGCGGTATGTTGTACGGAACAATCAGAAACTTGTGCGCCGTGCGGACCTTACCGTAGTACGTACTGTGCAGATCAACCAATTGCTGATCGTACAGACCGAGGTTAGCGATATCGTCTTTGTGCATGAAAATCACCCGCCGTTCGCCGTAGACCCCCGATACCGGTCGTCGTACCCGTAAATCGTCGTGTTGAACTGATCGTGCGACCGGATCGACATCATCATCAGTTCGCCCGGTTGCAGCGTGTACGTGTCGGGCGCGTTGACCGTGAAATGGGCTTTGCCATCGCTGGTTTTGAATTCCCGAACGCGGGGACCGTTTGGCAGGTAAAACCCACCCGGCACGCGTATCCGCTCGTTGTACTTGTCGAAACCCGGCACCACCTTCTCGATACCGTCGCGGATAAGATCGTAGTTGCCGACAAATGCATCCCAAAACTCGGCTGTCGTCACGTTATGTGGCAGCGGGGGCAGATTCCGCCGGGCGTGCGAACCGGTGTTCCCCAGCGTCGCCTTCGCCATTTCGCCGATGATTGCTACTTCGCTTTTCAGGTCTTTCGACACCGCATCGACCACACCATGCGATTGCGCTACTACACCCGTCGTGCTTTCGCAACTGATAAACTGCTCGCCCGTGGCCTGATTGTCGTGGTCAGTACGGCCCAGGCAGGGCAGAATAAGGGCCGTTTCGCCGTGGATCAGGTGCGACCGATTGATCTTGGTCGACACATGCACGGTCAGTTTCAGCTTACGCATGGCTTCGGCAGCATAGTTCGTGTCCGACACGGCGAGGGCAAAGTTGCCACCCAACCCGAAGAAGGTTTTGACCTTCCCGTCGTGCATCGCCTTCACCGACTTCACCACGTCGAATCCGTTGTGGCGGGGTGGCTCGAAGTTGTAGGTTTTCTGGAGCGCATCGAGGAATTCCGGCTTGGGTTTCTCCCACACGCCCACCGTCCGGTCGCCCTGCACGTTGGAGTGGCCGCGAATCGGGCTGGCCCCGCCCCCTTCGATACCGATACTTCCTTTCAGCAGCAACAGATTCACCACTTCATTGAGCGTATCAACCGAATTGCGGTGCTGCGTCAGGCCCATCGCCCAGCAGATGATGAATTTGCGGGTGTTGCGGAACATACCGACCGCTTCGCGAATCTGCTCCAGCGGCACCCCGCACTGCGCTGCCATCTCGTTCAGGCTAAACTGCGACAGGCTCTTTTTGAACGACTCGAAACCCGACGTGTATTGCTCGATAAAGTCGCGGTCGAGCACTTGCCCCGGCGTTTTCTCCTCCTCTTCGAGCAGAATTATGCACATCGCTTTCAGCAGGGCCATGTCGGAATTGATCCGCACCTGCAAATACAGATCCGTCAGCTTCTCACCACCAAACAGCACGTCGCGCGGACTCTGCGGATTCTTGAATTTGATCAGCCCGATTTCGTGAATGGGGTTGACGGAAATGATCTTAGCCCCGTTTTGCTTGGCTTCTTCCAGCACCGTCAGCATCCGGGGCGAGTTGGTACCGGGGTTCTGCCCCATAATCATAATCACGTCGGCTTTGGCGTAGTCTTCGTACGTCACCGACGCCTTACCCAGTCCCAGCGTATCGGCGAGGGCTACACTGGTCGATTCGTGGCACATGTTCGAGCAGTCGGGCATGTTGTTGGTGCCAAACATCCTGACGAACAACTGGTACAGAAACGCCGACTCGTTGCTGGCCCGACCCGACGTGTAGAACACCGCTTCGTCGGGCGAATCGAGTTCGTTGAGGTTATCGGCGATGGTCGAGAACGCTTCATCCCAGCTAATGGCTTTGTAATGTTGCTCGCCCGGTTTCAGCAACATCGGCTGCGTGATGCGCCCCTGCTGACTAAGCCAGAAGTCCGGTTTTTGCAGCAGCTCATCGACCGTGTACCGCTGAAACAACACGGGCGATGCCGTGTGGTTGGTCATGATCTCGTCGGCCACGGCTTTCGCGCCACTCTCGCAGTACTCCGCAATGGGCGAGCGGTGATGGTCGGGGTCGGGCCAGGCGCAGGACGGGCAGTCGAAGCCGTCTTTCTGGTTGAGTTTGAGCAGGGATTTCGACCCCCGGACAAGTCCCGTGCCCTCAAACGTGTGTTTAACCGACTGAATAACGGCCGTTATACCGGCGGCATCGTCAAACGGGTCTTTGACGACCAGATTGCCGGTAATTTCTTCCGGCGGGGTGTTCGTATTCATGTTTACCAGATAGGGTTTTCAGGAAGCGACCAGCCCCGCACGGATCGAGTGCTGGTGCGCTTCTTCACTGTGAGTAAAGTAACAGCATGGTACGCCAGCCGCTTCGATTTGCCCGATCAGGGCTTCGGTTGCCGCCCGGTTCGCGGGTTTGATCCGACGTATGTATACACAACTAATTTGGTGACAAAACTGCTGTACCACCGACGAATAAATTACGGGGTCCTGCTGCGAATCGTCGCCCAGCAGAATAAAGCGCATATCGGGGTACGTCTCCAGTATACGTTTGATCCGGTCGAACTTGGTGTGGTGTTTCGTTTTGCCCGTCTGGAGGAGTTGGTGAAACTGCTTGAGCTTACTCAGCAGGTACACGCCATCGGGCAGGCCGTTCTGCTCCGAAAACTCCAGAATGTAATCGTACAGGTTCCATTCACTGCTCGACACGTAGAAAAACGGGTTGGTTGCCGGGCCGCTGTCGGCCTGCGCCAGCAACTGATAATGAGCGACCACCCCGTCGAATGGGTCGCGGCTGTGTGCGTTTTCGGTCAGCAACACCAGCAGCCGTTTGGCAATGGTTGCGGAGTGCGACACCAGAAATGTATCGTCGATATCGGAGATGCAGGCGAAGGTTGTAGGGGCCGGGATCAGGACTTTTCCTTCGCCGGTGCCCAGTACCGTTTCCGTCGGCAGCGTCTGCGACAGCAGTTCCGCCCGGACGGGATGCCAGCCGGGCGAAAGCGGGGCAGGCAGGGGTAAATCGCACTGAAAAAACCCGTTTTCATCGGCAAAAACTTCGGCCGTCTGACCGGCGCAGCTGAGTCGGACACGGGTATTGGGGTACGGCTTTACCAGAAATAAGCGCATGACCGCCAGCAGGTTAATCAGCTTATTGTCGCGGTAGTTTGTTCTGGGCAGCGCGCTCCGTCGCAGCACATGACCGTTAATACTCAGTACTTTATCATTGCCGTATCCCCGATATACCTTTACCAGTGGCTGGTTGCTTAGCCGAAGCCATGTTAACAAACGGTGAGCAATCAGGCTTTTTGGGCCTTTGTTTTGTTTAGAGATCATTGTCGGCGATAAGGCATTCGGCCTTCCTGGTCGATAGCCATTGACTATAACCCGTAAACACCACGTAAGTTGCTGTTTTTATTCGCGATCAATCCTGCTTCGGGCGGCAAAGGCAAAAACGACTGGGAGGTTGCCATCCATAACTTTTTTGCCAACAATACGCACAGCACCGAACTGTTTCACCTCGACGGCAAAACCGACGATACTGAACTACCCAGGAAAATACGGGAGGTCAATCCCGACTGCGTAGTGGCCGTTGGGGGCGACGGTACCATCAAATCCGTCGCCGAACACCTTGTCGATACGGGTGTCCCACTAGGCGTGCTACCCGCCGGATCGGCAAATGGCATGGCTCGCGAACTAAACATCCCGCAGGACATCGACGGTAGCCTGAACCTGCTGGTCGACGGACAAAACCGCCCCGTCGACTGCATCGACGTCAACGGTGAACTGTGTATTCACCTGAGCGATGTGGGTCTGAACGCGCAACTGGTGCGGTATTACCAGCGCAACAACCTGCGGGGTAAGCTGGGGTATTTGCGAAGCGTTATGCAGGTGTTGAAAAAACGACGATTATTGCGGGTCGAAATCAACCTCGACGATCAATGCGTGCAGCGGGCCGCCTTTATGATCGTACTGGCCAACGCCCGGATGTATGGAACGGGGGCTGTCATCAACCCCGACGGTGACCCGTCCGACGGTAAGTTTGAGATCGTGGTGTTCCGGCGGCTTACCGTCTGGGAGATCGTCAAACTGTTTTGGCGGTACCAGCCGTTCGACAGCAAAAACATCGAAATTTTCCCGGCAACATCCATCAAAATCGCCACCCATCGGAAGGCTTACTTTCAGGTTGACGGGGAGTATCAAGGGCGCGTTACGGAGATCGACGCCAAAATTCGGCCCGGCGCGCTCATGATGCGGCTACCAGCTTAAGGCTATTTTTCAACACAGAGGCACGGAGGACACAGCGGGCTTCACAGCGGGATTGAGAGGTTGTTTATAGAGCTTTTGTCATCCCGACGGCAGGAGGGACCTTCGCTAACAGGCGGTTTTATTTGCTTTTAGCGAAGATTCCTCCTGCCGTCGGGATGACAAAAAGACACTCTTGACACGAACAACGCTTCCCCAAGCAACATACAAGGGGTAGACTGAGGGACAGCCACTAATGGGCTACAAAGTAACCTAACTGGCTAGCTGCTTGCCAGTTGCGCAAAATAGACGTATCATTGGTCACTCAGTCTAACACCGACTTTTATGAGGTATGTGAGTGTGCCCCTGCTCGCTATCGCTGTCCTGGCTTTGTCGGGACGCTGCACCAGACCGGTTGACGAACCGATCGTTACACCCCCGGCAGAACCCAGGGAGGTAAGTACGTTTGCGGGAAGTGGTAAGCTGGGCGACCGGGACGGGCAAGCCGACTCCGCGCAGTTCTGCTTTCCACAGGCACTGGCCTTTAGCCCAACCGGAACGCTCTACATCGCCGACAACACCAACGATCTGATCCGAGCGGTCGACGTAAATCAGGTGGTTACGACACTGGCCGGAGCCGGTTACGTTCGTTACCATCACGATCCAGTTAATGGACAGGGCCGGAAAGCGTCGTTCAACGGCCTGACTGACATTGCTTTCGGTGCAGATGGCAACTGCTATGCGGTCGAATATACCAGTCAGGTCCGCAAAATCACGCCCGATGGGCAGGTTAGTACGTTTACCGTTTTACCGCGTGGCTACGGCAATGGACTGACGTTTGATGCAAGCGGTAATTTGTATGTCAGTACCACTACCTGTCTGTATAAAATCAGTCCGGCGGGCAAGGTAAGCTTGTTCTCAGGTCAGCCGGGCGTTCCGCGTGGTTTCCGCGACGGTGATGCTGATTCAGCCCGGTTCGTCAATCCAGCGAGTCTGGCGTCCGATCAACGGGGTAATTTGTACGTTGCCGACATGAATCTGATCCGTAAAGTCGCGCCCGATGGTAGCGTCACTACGTTTGCCGGGTACGAAAAGGCAGTAGCCGACAAAGACGGTGTTGGCACGGCTGCGGGCTTCGGCTTTATCAATGGCCTGGCCATCGGCGCCTTGGGTGATTTATACGTCAGCACGTTCGACGCCATTCGCAAGGTAACGCCGGATGGGGTGGTCACTACCGTGGCGGGCGGTGTTAACTTAGGCTATCAGGATGGTTCGCTCGCGACGGCCCGGTTCAACCAACTCAATGGCATCGCGTTCGATAGAGCGGGGAACCTGTACGCAGCGGATCGATTTAACCGCGTCGTGCGTAAAATTGTACTCCGCTGATACCCTTATTTATTAACAGAAACGTCCGCGATCTGCGTCTTACAAGTCGGGAAAACTGAAGACAAACAGGCCAGGAATTACCGAAAACGGCACAGCATGCAGGAGAACACATTGCCTCCTACGCGCTGTGCCGTTTCCGGTGATTATCAGCTTTGCGTTCTCCGTGCCTCCGTGTTTAATTCTTTGTCGGTGGCGCGCTGACGCTGCTATTACTCTTGGCTTCTTTCCCTTTACCCGCTGTCGCCGACGATGATTTCTTCGACGGCCGGTCATAGATTGACCGGGTGTCGGGCTTCATCTGCTCACCGTTTGTGTGTACACCTTCACTTTTGACGCCATTGCTGGTTTTGCCCGCGTTGCCGCCCCCTTTCTTTGTTACGTCGTTGACTTGGTTTTTCGCTACCGAGCCGACATCCGCGTTCTTCTCGGCTTTTTTGCGGTCGTATTGCGCCTGTGCGCTGAAGGATACCGCCGTAAACAGCAGCACGCCCATTATCAGTTTCGTTTTCATTACGTCGACTCGTTGGTTTTACCTATCCAACCCGCTGTTCGACAAAACGGCTATTAAAATGGCGATAATTCAACCAACCGGAGCCTGTAGAACGACCTGCTCACCCACACGAATGCGTTGCGGTTCGGTGTAGATGTTGAATCGGTCATCGCGGACGAATCCAGCCAGCGTGATACCGGCTTCCTGCGCCATCTGCACGGCCAGACTCGACGGGGCACCCACCGCGCCCAGCAGGCCAATACTCGCTTTCCAGCTTTTCTGTACGAGTTCAACGCCAATACGGCCGCTCAGGAAAACACCGTGCGTGTGCAGTGGTAGCCAGCCCTGCCAGAAAGCCGCCCCAATCAATTTGTCGAGGGCGTTGTGCCGGCCGATGTCTTCGCGCACCAGCAGGATCGTACCGTCGGTGTCGAACAGTGCAGCAGCGTGAATACCACCCGTGTAGGCAAAGGCCCGTTGTGCATCGCGGACGCGATCGGGCAGGGCGTGCAGTATAGCCGCGTCGAGCAGCAGATCCGACTCGACCGGCCCGGCGGTTTCGGCCATCACCGCTTCGATAGTCGCCTTTCCGCACAGCCCGCAGCTCGACGACGTGAACGTGTTAC is part of the Spirosoma rhododendri genome and encodes:
- a CDS encoding pseudouridine synthase, with the protein product MPDLLPILYQSDELVAINKPHGLLVHRSPIASDASEFAVQLLRDQLGQRVYPVHRLDRKTGGVLLFALSDTMNAQMQQQFMNGQVDKTYLAIVRGYTDDKQTIDYPLRRDDGTVQDAVTHLRTLQRTEVPISFGKHATSRYSLVELNPETGRMHQLRKHMAHILHPIIGDRPHGCNKQNKLFLEHFDMNTMLLHAQQLRFTPPGTTEPVVVTAPLQAEFQRMVDSLKFNV
- a CDS encoding DinB family protein translates to MENLSSTPVTGPVTPAERDYIVTALQTTQQLLHEAVDGLTDAQLTFKPNADRWSIAECVEHIVLVERGIFRAIQYGMSLPAKPEKRSEIKVSDVDLVRATRGRSRLLAAPEPFVPTGKYGDTSATVALFDQVRTADTDFAQTAEGDLRTHYFDHFILGRLDLYQALLLIASHGERHRKQIDDVKATPGYPQS
- a CDS encoding M42 family metallopeptidase — translated: MNEHSKAFLYQYLNNASPTGFESSGQQIWLDYIKPYTDSYIVDTYGTAVGVINPDQPYKVVIEAHSDEISWFVNYISDDGYLFVRRNGGSDALIAPSMRVNLHTKKGVVEGVFGWPAIHVRDLTKDTAPKVTDLFIDVGAATKEEVAEMGIHVGTVCTFVDGLMEMNNRYYVGRALDNRMGGFMIAEVARLLKENNVTLPFTLYVVNAVQEEIGLRGAEMIARRLRPDLAICTDVTHDTQSPKYDKKEQGDLKCGAGPVLCYGPAVQNNVLDMLIDVATDKEIAFQRQAVSRSTGTDTDAFAYATEGIASALISLPLKYMHTTVETVHMEDVQNVIKLMYETLLTLKGNEDFRYIK
- a CDS encoding sugar phosphate isomerase/epimerase family protein — encoded protein: MTLNRRLFLQQAGMLTAGAALLPDALQAAPNTPKPGLQLYSLRDDMEKDARGTLKKIAAMGYKEIESYPGSKGFLWGMSPSEFKSYLNSLGLTPISTHTGIEPDMEKYMNEAAEAGFKYFTVSSIPKEMRENMGGFRKVADEFNKYGELAQKSNLMFGYHNHDYPFTEMDGMVPFDTLARGTDPKLVTFELDIFWVIAADKDPVTYFNKYPGRFTMAHIKDRDPKDHKVSTVLGKGDLKMTPILGAAQRAGVKHFFVEVEEYGSQTPLESVRASMAGVRKLVF
- a CDS encoding ankyrin repeat domain-containing protein; its protein translation is MSFYSARPEDLLIDAARKGDVTQINQLLAEGVDVNATDGRGFTPLVIAAYDNHIDAAKALIAAGADVNKQDGSGNSALMGVSFKGYAEVAQLLIDKGADLNLLNGNNGTALMFATIFGRNNLVKLLLDNGADTSIRDSRGLSVRDLAVQQGNQEALALLEGK
- a CDS encoding catalase; this translates as MENSQNGNSTEPKYGDTGLKPQDKPVDQTLTTRQGHPLTHNQNVRTVGSRGPTTLENYPFLEKISHFDRERIPERVVHARGAGAHGVFEAYGTVGDEPISNYTRAKLFQEKGKQTPVFVRFSSVIHGGHSPETLRDPRGFAVKFYTEDGNWDLVGNNLKVFFIRDAMKFPDLVHAFKPDPITNRQDGHRIFDFISNTPEALHMITFLFSPWGIPANYRQMQGSGVNTYKWVNEAGEGVLVKYHWEPKQGIKNLTQPEAEKIQAKNFNHATQDLYDAIEAGNFPQWELLVQIMSDDEHPELDFDPLDDTKLWPEDQFPWLPVGVMTLNKNPENYFHEVEQVAFGTGVLVDGLDFSDDKMLQGRTFSYSDTQRYRVGTNYLQLPINAPRKHVATNQRDGQMAYRVDTAPGQNKHVNYEPSSMNGLKEAPKKYAEHQPYIAGNLVRQPIDRTNNFKQAGERYRLHEDWERDDLINNLVSTIAGAEQHIQDKMVELFTQCDEDYGRRVRDGLDRARNANEKSTPEEAEEMAHSAQPY
- a CDS encoding FdhF/YdeP family oxidoreductase; this encodes MNTNTPPEEITGNLVVKDPFDDAAGITAVIQSVKHTFEGTGLVRGSKSLLKLNQKDGFDCPSCAWPDPDHHRSPIAEYCESGAKAVADEIMTNHTASPVLFQRYTVDELLQKPDFWLSQQGRITQPMLLKPGEQHYKAISWDEAFSTIADNLNELDSPDEAVFYTSGRASNESAFLYQLFVRMFGTNNMPDCSNMCHESTSVALADTLGLGKASVTYEDYAKADVIMIMGQNPGTNSPRMLTVLEEAKQNGAKIISVNPIHEIGLIKFKNPQSPRDVLFGGEKLTDLYLQVRINSDMALLKAMCIILLEEEEKTPGQVLDRDFIEQYTSGFESFKKSLSQFSLNEMAAQCGVPLEQIREAVGMFRNTRKFIICWAMGLTQHRNSVDTLNEVVNLLLLKGSIGIEGGGASPIRGHSNVQGDRTVGVWEKPKPEFLDALQKTYNFEPPRHNGFDVVKSVKAMHDGKVKTFFGLGGNFALAVSDTNYAAEAMRKLKLTVHVSTKINRSHLIHGETALILPCLGRTDHDNQATGEQFISCESTTGVVAQSHGVVDAVSKDLKSEVAIIGEMAKATLGNTGSHARRNLPPLPHNVTTAEFWDAFVGNYDLIRDGIEKVVPGFDKYNERIRVPGGFYLPNGPRVREFKTSDGKAHFTVNAPDTYTLQPGELMMMSIRSHDQFNTTIYGYDDRYRGSTANGG
- a CDS encoding App1 family protein codes for the protein MISKQNKGPKSLIAHRLLTWLRLSNQPLVKVYRGYGNDKVLSINGHVLRRSALPRTNYRDNKLINLLAVMRLFLVKPYPNTRVRLSCAGQTAEVFADENGFFQCDLPLPAPLSPGWHPVRAELLSQTLPTETVLGTGEGKVLIPAPTTFACISDIDDTFLVSHSATIAKRLLVLLTENAHSRDPFDGVVAHYQLLAQADSGPATNPFFYVSSSEWNLYDYILEFSEQNGLPDGVYLLSKLKQFHQLLQTGKTKHHTKFDRIKRILETYPDMRFILLGDDSQQDPVIYSSVVQQFCHQISCVYIRRIKPANRAATEALIGQIEAAGVPCCYFTHSEEAHQHSIRAGLVAS